A segment of the Oncorhynchus tshawytscha isolate Ot180627B linkage group LG06, Otsh_v2.0, whole genome shotgun sequence genome:
tgCATGTTTCCATAGTTACCGCAACCTGACGAAGGCCCCTCTACCGTTGGTCAATCGTGTCGCAGCTTATGGGAACGCCTCCCTGCTCCTGCCGGCATTCAGCTACACAATCTGTACTAAACCGTCATTGGATGTTTATCACGCCCTTCGACCACTGAGGCCCAATCAGGTGGTATTCTTCAACCCCAATTTCATGCTTAATCTGGGCAGGAAGTGGAAAGGGCAGGGTTTAAAAGAGCGACGCCTCAGCACCGGGCTGATGCTGGCTAGTGTGGCCATGGAACTCTGCAAAGAGGTAAGggtgtgagtgagggagggagggagggagtgtgtatgtgcatatttgtgttgtgtgtctctaagtttctacctgtctctctgtcaggttCATATTTACGGTTTCTGGCCCTTCTCTCTGGATCTAAACCACAATCCTTTGCCCCATCATTACTATGACAACGTTGGCCCTAATAAAGGCGTCCACTCCATGCCTGAGGAGTTCCTACTGCTACTGAAGCTACACACACAGGGAGTGCTGCAACTACACCTGGGACgctgctgaacacacacacactcaaacactcatgcacgcacacacacacacactccatctttattgttgagtgttttatgttgatttttaaaaaataaacattttcataATATCAGaatgtctctaactctctcttgTTCCCTGGCTGGCTTTATCTGTCTACTTTACTTTATTTTGGCCATAtgccaaaacacacatttatatgTTGCAGGGATTCACCACCCACCCACTGCACAGGCGCATGCTTTTGGTACTATTTAAACGTTTTTAAAACCTTTTCTGCCATCTGAATAAGTAGTTTTAGGGGATTTTAACTTAATTCGGCTTACCCCGGCCTCAGACCATTTTAATAAAATGTGTCTCGACTTTAACCTGACCCTGCTAGATTCCTTCAATCTCCACCGAGTTagtttttagttttagtttttttgCGCCTCATGTGGAACGATCTCCAAAACGTCTTAAAGTTGGTTGAGTTGGTCCCTATAGGGCAATCCAGTGTAATTGAtgtgctcaaaaaaa
Coding sequences within it:
- the LOC112252868 gene encoding alpha-2,8-sialyltransferase 8F isoform X3 produces the protein MRYSIYLVLFIMVCSTSLLSVTLIRIYYHKRVILRSCCNATGEMILTNQNTKSGQKIHYETNQKLFKTVDKKLHSMLPKDLPWSNGLLGHCAVVGSGGILQNNSCGAEIDRADYIIRFNLGPVTNSKDVGNKTHLMTINPSQIRSYRNLTKAPLPLVNRVAAYGNASLLLPAFSYTICTKPSLDVYHALRPLRPNQVVFFNPNFMLNLGRKWKGQGLKERRLSTGLMLASVAMELCKEVHIYGFWPFSLDLNHNPLPHHYYDNVGPNKGVHSMPEEFLLLLKLHTQGVLQLHLGRC